DNA from Castor canadensis chromosome 3, mCasCan1.hap1v2, whole genome shotgun sequence:
TTACTCCACAGAAGTTCCAAGCACTTACCGTTCACCTGGCAACAGCCCAACTCCAGTCTCTCGTTGGATGTACCCCCAGCAGGACTGTCAGAGTGAAGCCCCGTCTGTTAGGGGGCAGGTTCCAGGATATCCTGCTTCACAGAACCCTGGAATGACTCTGCCCCATTATCCTTATGGGGATGGTAATCGTAGTGTTCCACAATCAGGACCAACTGTACGACCATAAGAAGAAGCATGGGCTTCTCTTGGTGCTTATGGGATAGGCACCCGTTACCCCTGGCCTTCAGCTGCACCATCAGCACCACCTGGAAATCTCTACATGACTGAAAGTGCTTCGCAATGGCCTGGCAGTGGCTCTCCTCAGCCACCTCCTTCATCACCACCCCAGCAGCCCAAGGATTCCTCCTATGTGTATAGCCAGTCAGATCAAGGCGTGAACCGGCACAGCTTTCCTTGCAGTGTCCATCAGTACGAATCCTCGGGGACAATGAGCAATGACAGTTCAGATCTCTTGGATTCCCAAGTTCAATATAGTGCTGAGCCTCAGCTGTATGGTAATGCCACCAACGAACATCCCAGCAGTCAAGATCAGAGTAATAATCTTCCTGAAGAGTGTTTATCTTCAGATGAAGGTACTTCTCCAAgtgttaaaaaaatcataaatgtgCTGGAGAAGGTCCAGTATCTTGAGCAAGAAGTAGAAGAGTTTGTAGGAAAAAAGACAGACAAGGCATACTGGCTCCTGGAAGAAATGCTGACGAAGGAACTTTTGGAACTGGATTCCACTGAAACTGGGGGTCAGGATTCTGTCCGGCAGGCCAGGAAAGAGGCTGTTTGTAGGATCCAGGCCATactggaaaaattagaaaaaaaaggatTGTGAAAGGATTTAGAATGAAGTGGAAGCCTGTTACTAACTTGGCCAAAGAACTTGTGAGTTTGGTTAGTTAACTGTCTTTGAAATGCCTGTTGATGTCAAGAAGCAATACATTCCAacttttcctttgattttaaaactgaaaaactggCAAAGGAATGGAAGAACATTTTAGTTGTGAGCTTTTTCAGTTTTCAGACGAATGAATGTAACAGGAAACTATGAAATTATCAATATTGCCAAGTAGACTACTTCCTTAAGAAATTTATGGACATGTGGAGGCTGCTTCTTACCAGCAGGAGTGACATACACTTTTAAGTAACAGGCTATCAGAAACCTACCAGATAAGACTGGATATATGTGAgacaattctctgtttttgtaaacatGTGGATTACTTGTCACATTTTTGTACATTGTGACTGCTTTCTGCATACACTTCACGTGTAAATTACAGCTTAGACTtgcctctgttttgttttatttgcagtTTACAAATATAGTATTATTCTCTActtctttgtacattttgtagTAATATGTTCAATATAATTATTCAAGAGACTCTATTGACACCCAAATAGAATGGCAATCCTGAATGAATTTATAGCCTTTTACCACTTGAATATATTGCAATGTGTAGTGAGTTCCTGAGGTAAAttgtttgtcttccttttttcctttgtatagtttgttaGAGTTCTTCCCACTTCTGCTTTTCATAGTAGCAGGAGAAGGTGAATTTGAAAATAACAATGACATAATGAAAATGTTTGtggatattttacttttttattatatttggaTAAAGATCCAATTtataattacttaaaaaaaactgtATCTTTCCACTATTGCTGCTTCTACAGAGAGCCTTGGGATAAATACATGTGAAAAATTAAATGCAACAGTGAATAGAAAAAACAACTACAGAAAGCATCATGTGACTATTTGATAATATTGTTCTCCATGTAAACTGTCAGTTTAACTATCAGGATCCCTGTGGGCAGATTTCAGCTCAGTTCATAGGTAAAAATAATGAGGGGAAAGGAGATTAATGCTCAGGGAATGAATCAGCCATAGCTAGAGTGggaaattcattattttcttcttttaaagggAGGTTTGGTGTTTATTCTGAAAGTAAACTTCATAGAATTGtttgtttcataataaaatactttttactaTTAATGACAGTCATTTTAGACCCAAATTTAAGAAAGGGATGTTTAACTGGCATAGCTTTGGTATCTATATGTTGTTATATAGAAGTGATGAAGTGACTTAGGTAAATAGGTTACCTTTTACATTAAGGTGAGGTCCAATATAGTatctacttttgaaaaaaaaaaagaaatcactgttACATTGTTAGAATAATGACAATGGCAATGTTTTTGAACAGAAGGGGTCTAGTTAATTTCCCTGGAGATTTTCCTAGAagtaaacacagaaaaacaaactccaaaataatcacattaaaaattataaagaaaagaggtgtaAGAAAGGTGACATCTATCATGAAGCTGTTCATTTAGAGAAGATGAAAATACGGCCTTTGAAACACAAATGTAAATGTTTCATTCTACCTAAATGTAACTTTTATCTCGTATTTAGCTTCCATATCAACCAGGAGAAAGGAGAGATTTACTAATGAAAATAACCCCAATAATACTATAAGGccatttttacataaaatgtacATGAATTTTTGTGCATTGAGGGTTGTGTACAGTGTGAACATGTACACACACTTATTTATAACTACATATGGCTTTATATCGATGTGCAATAATAGTGTAAGCAAGTACATTTCTGTACTTGGAGAATGCTAGAAtcttaaatcaattttatttaggtttgtataatttatatttacacGTGGTAtgcttgatcttttttttttgagacaggatcttgctttgctatattgcccaggctggtcttgcacTGCTGTCATCAGGCAATCCTccaattttacctttttaaaaatgtagattttgaTGACTTTTGTACAACAAACATTACAATATTTGTACACCCAAAGACTTTTTCCTTCTCCAGTATGgattaagtttttcttttccagaatttatttaataaaactgtAAGTATGTATGTAGTATGTCTTTTGTCAAGCAAAACACTTGAGGGTCATCATTTTATGTAACTATGTAATTCCTTCTGGTTGACAAATGAGAGGTTTTCACTCCATGGGTGTACTACAGTTCACTTGTCCCTTTACATTTGGTGAacatttgggttttattttccaggttttggcttttatgaatggaattcttttgtgtgtatatgtgtgtgtgtggtactggtgtttgaattccaggcctcatgcttgctatacaggacctctaccacttgagtcatttccaccagcccttcttttttttgagatgggggctcatgaactattttcctgggctgtgtTTGAACCACcaaccttctgatctctgcctcctgagtagctaggattacaggcatgagctactagtACCCAGCATGAGTGGAATTATgaacatatttaagaaatatttgtgcACAACATTTTTTAATCTTCCAGTTAGCACACACATATCACGCTTTCTGAAGTGTTTTCCTACCATTAAATTTTGTCTCAATTCCTATTATTGAATTGTAGGTGGCTTTATAAATTCTGATAAAATCCATTATCTGATCCATGTTTTATAAATAGGTTCTCCTACTGAGtgctttgcttttcattttttagtgACATATTTTGCATAAGACAagttttcaatttaaattaatcaaatttatcaattcattttctttattcattcaccaaCTTATGTCTGTCTAACAAATGTCACCTATGCTAAAACTTCAAACACTCAAGCACACAGGGAAGGAACTGACAAGGTCCCTATCCTCTACCTGAAGTGTATAACTTTAGTGTTTATATTTAGTCACATGATACAAATTGAATTAAAGGTTATTTATGTGGAGAGTGACATAATCTTGAAggtttatcttttgtttttctgtatggaCATCCAGTTCCTCTAACCATACTTTTAAAGATACTATCCATTCCCTATGGTGTTCCTTGGTATATTTGTTACAAACAATATACATTTGGTGATTATCTGTGGAAATTATCTAGATGGATTGCTTTGTTGAATCAATTCAAGCATCTATTTTTTGTTAATAACACTGGGTCTTGATGCCTGTAGTTTTCTGATAAGTTTTGAGAATAGATAGTATCCTGTGATTTTGCCCTTTGCAATATCATTTTGGCTATTTTAGGATCATTATCTTTCCATATACATCTTCAAAAAGATTATTTGTTCC
Protein-coding regions in this window:
- the LOC109684733 gene encoding LOW QUALITY PROTEIN: BAG family molecular chaperone regulator 4-like (The sequence of the model RefSeq protein was modified relative to this genomic sequence to represent the inferred CDS: inserted 1 base in 1 codon; substituted 2 bases at 2 genomic stop codons) — translated: MSALRRSGYGPSDGPSYGRYYGPGGGDVPVRLPPPLYPPLRPEPPQPPISWRVRGGGPAETTWPGEGGGGEGYYXPGGAWSEPGRAGGSHRXQPPYPGYNSNYWNSPRPRAPYPNTYPVRSELQGQSLSSYTNGAYGPAYPPGPGANTASYSGAYYAPGYPQTNYSTEVPSTYRSPGNSPTPVSRWMYPQQDCQSEAPSVRGQVPGYPASQNPGMTLPHYPYGDGNRSVPQSGPTVRPXEEAWASLGAYGIGTRYPWPSAAPSAPPGNLYMTESASQWPGSGSPQPPPSSPPQQPKDSSYVYSQSDQGVNRHSFPCSVHQYESSGTMSNDSSDLLDSQVQYSAEPQLYGNATNEHPSSQDQSNNLPEECLSSDEGTSPSVKKIINVLEKVQYLEQEVEEFVGKKTDKAYWLLEEMLTKELLELDSTETGGQDSVRQARKEAVCRIQAILEKLEKKGL